In Vigna unguiculata cultivar IT97K-499-35 unplaced genomic scaffold, ASM411807v1 contig_120, whole genome shotgun sequence, one DNA window encodes the following:
- the LOC114171138 gene encoding uncharacterized protein LOC114171138 codes for MAAGAIVGGAAVSNVAGGLAIKENLGETHEATKIDIQQLKEQIHEILEAIEALEKSRKTSTQQHQQRVQETQVSPPYGLPLNYTPPIGFDSGKKAASYMVATHDTKENEPGTSTFTGTQGIGQLDVVHVSMKKQPEERLRAIEGVQKFEFGNAAELCLVPDVVIPPKFKLLEFEKYQGNTCPKNHITMYCRKMTAYVHDEKLLIHFFQEI; via the exons ATCAAGGAGAATTTGGGAGAAACTCATGAAGCAACAAAGATAGATATTCAACAATTGAAGGAGCAAATACACGAGATTTTGGAAGCCATAGAGGCACTAGAAAAATCTAGAAAGACTTCCActcaacaacatcaacaaagGGTTCAGGAAACCCAAGTTTCTCCTCCATACGGTCTTCCTCTGAATTACACGCCACCCATTGGATTTGACTCAGGGAAAAAAGCTGCAAGCTACATGGTTGCAACTCATGATACGAAGGAGAACGAACCTGGGACATCCACCTTCACAGGCACCCAAGGAATTGGTCAACTAGATGTAGTACATGTGTCAATGAAAAAGCAACCCGAG GAAAGGCTGAGAGCTATAGAGGGTGTACAGAAGTTTGAGTTTGGCAATGCTGCAGAGTTGTGTTTAGTTCCAGATGTGGTGATACCTCCGAAGTTCAAATTGCTAGAGTTTGAAAAGTATCAAGGGAACACTTGTCCAAAGAATCATATAACCATGTACTGCAGAAAAATGACTGCCTACGTTCATGATGAGAAACTATTGATTCACTTCTTTCAGGAAATCTAA